The genome window GTCCTTACTGAAGGCGTTCCGTGATAGTAACCTGCCAGATGAAGCGTGTCGTACGCCTCATTCAAATAGGAAAGCAATGTCTTGTTATACTTTCTAAGCCTGTTGCGGTAATCTTCAATGCTTTTGGGTTTCACAAATTTTGCACCCTCTCGTTTCTTCAAATACTCATCCGCAATCATGAGTGCAGCGTTATAAGCCGTCCCAGATGCCATCTGAACATATTTAATGTCTTTGTACTCACTCCCATCCTTTTGTGCCTTCGTGCCAAGGATCTCTTTTGCATTGTTTAGATACCTGTCAATTTCTGGATATGCATTCATGTGTGTAATGTTAAATAAC of Dyadobacter chenhuakuii contains these proteins:
- a CDS encoding DUF5618 family protein, which encodes MNAYPEIDRYLNNAKEILGTKAQKDGSEYKDIKYVQMASGTAYNAALMIADEYLKKREGAKFVKPKSIEDYRNRLRKYNKTLLSYLNEAYDTLHLAGYYHGTPSVRTIKEGLDATRKMLAILN